Proteins found in one Plasmodium relictum strain SGS1 genome assembly, chromosome: 13 genomic segment:
- a CDS encoding SF-assemblin, putative has protein sequence MIENSESSNISDENLPYDLNLSRNKIQEVNFLNESGFLEEKKSKKIDGDNFYQEIKYDILRIERNINTEVKKRIEANKNIQQLIEHMANDMINNVLNKITTKIENISIDLDKIIKKCEELEKVIGEIKVDLPTKIQTEMLSLKREISDFQIVVNKYINNKKKRDNILYGKIENISAYIYSKIQSEICFKQEDLIILKNESEKLLNYDYDEDINFKNLFIEEIEDIKDALNLTIKAREQSDDDIIQAMNKYTNVLQKALQSVIINNH, from the exons ATGATTGAGAACAGTGAAAGTTCTAACATATCTGATGAAAATCTTCCTtatgatttaaatttaagCAGGAATAAAATACAGGaagtaaattttttgaatGAATCAGGTtttttagaagaaaaaaagagtaaAAAAATAGACGGAGACAATTTTTATCAAGAGATAAAATATGATATATTAAGAATTGAAAGGAATATAAATACTgaagttaaaaaaagaattgaaGCAAATAAGAATATTCAACAATTAATAGAGCATATGGCAAATGATATGATAAataatgttttaaataaaataacaacaaaaattgaaaatatttctattgatttagataaaattattaaaaaatgcgAAGAATTAGAAAAAGTTATAGGAGAAATAAAAGTTGATCTTCCTACTAAGATTCAAACAGAAATGTTAAgtttaaaaagagaaatttCAGATTTTCAAATTGttgtaaataaatatataaataataaaaaaaaaagagataatatattatatggaaaaattgaaaatattagtgcttatatatatagtaaaatTCAAAGTGAGATATGTTTTAAGCAAGAAGATTTGATTATTCTTAAAAATGAAAGTGAGAAATTGTTAAACTATGATTATGATGAAGATATAAACTTCAAAAATCTTTTTATTGAAGAAATTGAAGATATCAAGGATGCCCTTAATTTAACAATCAAAGCAAGAGAACAATCTGACGACGATATTATTCaa gcTATGAACAAATATACAAACGTACTGCAAAAAGCACTGCAATCAGTTATTATTAACAACCATTGa